A genome region from Bombilactobacillus bombi includes the following:
- a CDS encoding oligosaccharide flippase family protein encodes MQLIKNYLYNAFYQIFVIIVPLITMPYISRVLGPTGSGINSLTNANTQYFILFGSIGVALYGNRQIAYLRDDKDKVSQTFWEIFIMRLFTIALALILFYLFVFLTHTYQLAYLMQSILIIAAAFDISWFFMGVENFKVTVVRNVVVKLISIIFIFTLVKNKNDIILYIFILSMSQLLGNMSLFPYLKTYIVPPKWHQLNIWQHLRPSLTLFLPQIALQVYLILNKTMLGIMVSVEAAGFYTYSDNIIRMLLAIVTSLATVMMPRVANVFAHGDLKKVNRYTQQAFDYSSAAAIPMMFGIAAVAWKFAPLFFGHGYESISPLIMIESLIILPIAWSSIIGNQYLLPLGKNRQYTASVTLGAILSVVFNVPLILLLKTNGAMISTVLCEWAVTIYQLVAIHKSMQLSDLFIGLWKYLLSGLIMFIVVFYLHMTWKFTILTALIEVIIGIVIYGLGIFILKPPILQVVRQLLQKPAK; translated from the coding sequence TTGCAGTTAATCAAGAACTATCTTTACAATGCTTTTTATCAAATTTTTGTTATTATTGTACCTTTAATTACAATGCCTTATATTTCTCGAGTTTTAGGACCAACAGGCAGTGGAATTAATTCATTAACAAATGCTAATACGCAATATTTTATCTTATTTGGCAGTATCGGAGTAGCTCTCTACGGTAATCGACAAATTGCCTATTTAAGAGATGATAAAGACAAGGTTTCCCAAACATTTTGGGAAATTTTTATTATGCGTCTATTTACGATTGCTCTAGCTTTAATTCTATTTTATTTATTTGTATTTTTGACTCACACTTATCAGTTGGCTTACTTAATGCAATCCATTTTAATTATTGCAGCTGCTTTTGATATTTCTTGGTTTTTTATGGGAGTTGAGAATTTTAAAGTGACTGTGGTTCGAAATGTTGTTGTGAAGTTGATTTCGATTATTTTTATCTTTACTTTAGTCAAAAACAAAAACGATATAATACTTTATATTTTTATTTTGTCCATGTCTCAATTACTGGGAAATATGTCATTATTTCCTTATTTAAAAACTTATATTGTACCGCCTAAATGGCACCAATTAAATATTTGGCAACATTTACGTCCATCATTAACCTTGTTTCTTCCTCAGATTGCGTTACAAGTTTATTTGATATTAAATAAAACCATGCTAGGAATTATGGTCTCAGTAGAAGCTGCTGGTTTTTATACTTATTCCGATAATATTATTCGGATGCTTTTAGCAATAGTTACTTCGCTAGCTACAGTAATGATGCCACGAGTGGCCAATGTATTTGCCCATGGAGACTTAAAAAAGGTTAATCGCTATACCCAACAGGCTTTTGATTATTCAAGTGCGGCTGCAATTCCAATGATGTTTGGCATTGCAGCAGTTGCTTGGAAGTTTGCACCTTTATTTTTTGGTCACGGGTATGAGTCTATTTCACCTTTAATTATGATTGAGTCTTTAATAATATTACCGATTGCATGGTCAAGTATTATAGGAAATCAATATCTTTTACCCTTGGGCAAAAATCGCCAATACACTGCTTCTGTCACTTTAGGAGCTATCTTGAGTGTGGTTTTTAATGTACCACTGATTTTGTTATTGAAAACTAATGGGGCAATGATTTCAACGGTGCTTTGTGAATGGGCTGTTACTATTTATCAATTAGTGGCCATTCATAAGTCCATGCAGTTATCAGATTTATTTATTGGCCTTTGGAAATATCTTTTATCGGGTTTAATTATGTTTATAGTGGTATTTTATTTACACATGACTTGGAAATTCACCATATTAACAGCTTTGATAGAAGTAATTATTGGTATAGTAATTTATGGATTGGGAATCTTTATTTTAAAGCCACCAATTTTGCAAGTTGTGAGACAATTGTTGCAAAAACCAGCTAAATAA
- the rfbD gene encoding dTDP-4-dehydrorhamnose reductase translates to MANNKILILGANGQLGTELRLLLQTQKITYLAPSSQELDITDLTVVQHYLARYQPQVIFDCAAYTKVDAAETEPGKSLNYKVNDQGTANLAQAAQEIGATLFYISTDYVFDGTNLTAYQVDDQPHPQNEYGKAKLAGEQHLTQIMNNYYIIRTSWVFGQYGANFVKTMLHLAQTHDQITVVNDQFGRPTWTKTLAEFMVFAWQQRLDFGIYQLANMGSCSWYEFAQEILKNQAVQVLPVTSNQYPQVAQRPKHSILSIDKVLQTGFEIPSWQTAVNQCFDL, encoded by the coding sequence ATGGCCAATAATAAAATTTTAATCTTGGGTGCTAACGGACAATTAGGTACCGAATTACGATTGTTGCTGCAAACCCAAAAAATAACTTATTTAGCTCCCAGTTCACAAGAATTAGATATTACCGATTTAACTGTTGTTCAGCATTATTTGGCTAGGTATCAGCCGCAAGTTATTTTTGATTGTGCAGCTTATACTAAAGTTGATGCTGCTGAAACCGAACCTGGAAAAAGCTTGAACTACAAGGTGAATGATCAGGGCACAGCTAATCTTGCGCAAGCAGCACAAGAAATTGGTGCTACTTTGTTTTATATTAGTACTGATTATGTGTTTGATGGAACTAATTTGACTGCTTATCAAGTAGATGATCAACCACATCCACAAAATGAATATGGCAAAGCCAAATTAGCGGGTGAGCAACATCTTACACAAATAATGAATAACTATTATATTATTAGAACCTCTTGGGTGTTTGGTCAATATGGAGCCAACTTTGTAAAAACTATGTTGCACTTAGCCCAAACTCATGACCAAATTACAGTAGTTAATGACCAATTTGGTCGTCCTACTTGGACAAAGACATTAGCCGAATTTATGGTCTTTGCTTGGCAACAAAGACTTGACTTTGGAATTTATCAGTTAGCTAATATGGGTAGTTGTTCTTGGTATGAATTTGCGCAGGAAATTTTAAAAAATCAAGCTGTTCAAGTTTTGCCCGTAACTTCAAACCAATATCCCCAGGTTGCTCAACGCCCAAAACATTCAATTTTAAGTATTGATAAAGTTTTGCAGACAGGATTTGAAATTCCTAGTTGGCAAACGGCTGTTAATCAGTGTTTTGATCTTTAA
- the rfbB gene encoding dTDP-glucose 4,6-dehydratase, with the protein MLKKILVTGGAGFIGSNFVHYLVQNQPQTQITVLDKLTYAGNRENLAGLPSNRVKLVVGDICDAQLVDNLIAQTDAVVHYAAESHNDNSLNNPDPFIQTNIVGTYTLIQACRKHNVRYHHISTDEVYGDLPLREDLPGHGEGIGEKFTPTSRYNPSSPYSASKASSDLLVHAWVRSFGLRATISNCSNNYGPYQHIEKFIPRQITNVLCGIRPKLYGSGKNVRDWIHTKDHSHAVWSILTQGTIGETYLIGANGERNNRDVLELILKLMHQPVDAYDEVKDRPGHDLRYAIDATKLRTELGWQPQYTDFEAGLKQTIDWYRNHREWWINDKQAVESEYQKNGQ; encoded by the coding sequence ATGTTAAAAAAAATTTTAGTAACTGGAGGAGCCGGCTTTATTGGCTCTAATTTTGTACATTATTTAGTTCAAAACCAACCCCAAACACAAATAACAGTTCTAGATAAATTAACGTATGCAGGTAATCGAGAAAATTTAGCAGGATTGCCTTCTAATCGAGTTAAATTAGTTGTTGGGGATATTTGTGATGCCCAATTAGTAGATAATTTAATAGCTCAAACTGATGCGGTTGTACATTATGCTGCTGAAAGTCACAATGATAATTCTTTAAATAACCCTGATCCTTTTATTCAAACTAATATTGTGGGTACCTATACATTAATTCAAGCATGCCGGAAGCATAACGTTCGTTATCACCACATTTCCACTGATGAAGTGTACGGTGATCTCCCATTGCGAGAAGACTTACCGGGTCATGGGGAAGGTATAGGTGAGAAATTCACACCTACTAGTCGTTATAATCCCAGCAGCCCTTATTCAGCTTCTAAAGCCAGTTCGGATTTATTAGTACATGCCTGGGTACGTTCTTTTGGGTTAAGAGCTACTATTTCTAATTGCTCCAATAATTATGGACCTTATCAGCATATCGAAAAGTTTATACCTCGTCAGATTACGAATGTTTTGTGTGGTATTCGTCCAAAGCTGTATGGCAGTGGAAAGAATGTCCGCGACTGGATTCATACAAAAGACCATTCACATGCTGTTTGGTCGATTTTAACGCAAGGTACAATTGGTGAAACTTATTTAATTGGTGCTAATGGTGAAAGAAATAACCGCGATGTTTTAGAATTAATATTAAAGTTGATGCACCAGCCTGTGGATGCTTATGATGAAGTGAAAGACCGACCAGGGCATGATTTACGGTATGCGATTGATGCTACTAAATTGCGCACGGAATTAGGCTGGCAGCCACAATATACAGATTTTGAAGCAGGATTAAAACAAACAATTGACTGGTATCGTAATCATCGTGAGTGGTGGATTAATGATAAACAGGCCGTAGAAAGTGAATATCAAAAAAATGGCCAATAA
- the rfbC gene encoding dTDP-4-dehydrorhamnose 3,5-epimerase: MGKLQIQTTALQDVKLITPQFFGDQRGFFTESYSQRDFHDAGISFNFIQDNHSLSTRAGVLRGMHFQNGQAAQTKLIRVVTGVVWDVIVDLRLGSPTYLKWQGYILSESNHRQLLVPKGFAHGFVTLTDNVNFLYKCDNYYDAQADDGISYCDPQLKIAWPIDLDQAITSEKDAHRQSLQEFEKNNPFVYGEI; this comes from the coding sequence ATGGGTAAATTACAAATTCAAACAACTGCTTTGCAAGATGTGAAGTTAATTACACCACAGTTTTTTGGGGATCAACGTGGTTTTTTTACGGAATCTTATTCCCAAAGAGATTTTCATGATGCTGGTATTAGTTTTAACTTTATTCAAGATAATCATTCCTTATCTACTCGAGCAGGAGTCTTAAGAGGGATGCATTTTCAAAACGGACAAGCAGCTCAGACTAAGTTAATTAGAGTTGTGACTGGTGTTGTTTGGGATGTTATAGTTGATTTGCGTTTGGGTTCACCTACTTATTTAAAATGGCAAGGTTATATCTTATCTGAAAGTAATCATCGCCAATTGTTAGTTCCTAAAGGTTTTGCTCATGGTTTTGTGACCTTAACTGATAATGTTAATTTTTTATACAAGTGTGATAATTATTATGATGCTCAGGCTGACGATGGCATTTCTTATTGTGATCCACAATTAAAGATTGCTTGGCCAATTGATTTGGATCAAGCTATAACTTCTGAAAAAGATGCACATCGGCAAAGCTTACAAGAATTTGAAAAAAATAATCCCTTTGTCTATGGAGAAATTTAA
- the rfbA gene encoding glucose-1-phosphate thymidylyltransferase RfbA: MKGIVLAGGSGTRLYPITKAISKQLIPIYDKPMIYYPMSVLMLAGIRDILIISTPHDLPRFEELFNDGSGLGLNISYAVQEQPRGLVDAFIVGRQFIGSDSVCLVLGDNIFYGSGLSQLLQKTAQKVHGATVFGYHVNDPERFGVVEFDEDKHVKSIIEKPKHPASNYAVTGLYFYDNQVVDIAQQVEPSTRGELEITSINQAYLNQGQLDVEIMRRGYAWLDTGTHDSLQEASSFIATIQHNQNLKVACLEEIAYRMGYISQEQVIKLAQPLQKNDYGQYLLRLVAQ, encoded by the coding sequence ATGAAAGGAATTGTTTTAGCTGGTGGTTCAGGTACGAGACTATATCCAATTACAAAGGCTATTTCAAAGCAGCTAATTCCAATATATGATAAGCCAATGATTTATTACCCCATGTCGGTGTTGATGCTCGCTGGCATACGTGATATCTTAATTATTTCAACACCTCATGATTTACCACGTTTTGAAGAGTTATTTAATGATGGTAGTGGTTTAGGCTTAAATATTAGTTATGCTGTCCAGGAACAACCACGTGGTTTAGTGGATGCTTTTATTGTCGGACGTCAGTTTATTGGTTCCGACTCGGTTTGTTTAGTCTTGGGTGATAATATTTTTTACGGTAGTGGTTTATCCCAATTACTACAAAAGACGGCTCAAAAAGTTCACGGTGCCACGGTTTTTGGGTATCATGTTAACGATCCAGAACGTTTTGGTGTGGTGGAATTTGACGAGGATAAACATGTTAAATCGATTATTGAAAAACCTAAGCATCCTGCCAGTAATTATGCAGTAACGGGGCTTTATTTTTATGATAATCAAGTAGTGGACATTGCCCAGCAAGTCGAACCTTCAACTCGAGGAGAATTAGAGATTACTAGTATTAATCAAGCTTATTTAAATCAAGGCCAACTTGACGTTGAGATTATGCGTCGGGGTTATGCTTGGTTAGATACTGGCACTCATGATTCTTTGCAAGAAGCTAGCAGTTTTATTGCGACAATTCAACACAATCAAAATTTGAAAGTCGCATGCTTAGAAGAAATAGCTTATCGCATGGGTTATATTAGTCAAGAACAAGTTATTAAATTAGCTCAACCGTTGCAAAAAAACGACTACGGACAATATTTATTACGATTGGTGGCACAATGA
- a CDS encoding transposase — protein sequence MLLIFIGFSKYFHKTRLLLIGFHVVQLANQAVNTIREQIMQTYEQSSSPYRLLKFHWRLFLKNSSA from the coding sequence ATGCTGCTTATATTCATTGGATTCTCCAAGTATTTCCACAAAACTAGATTATTATTGATCGGGTTTCATGTAGTGCAATTAGCTAATCAAGCTGTGAATACTATCCGTGAACAAATTATGCAGACTTATGAGCAATCAAGTTCTCCGTATCGACTGTTGAAATTTCATTGGAGACTCTTTTTGAAGAATAGTAGTGCCTAG
- a CDS encoding acyltransferase family protein, translated as MEYRDSKIEVLRIVSIFLIILGHIAIETKWNFFNMTIPRVVLIETMWIGAKLGVNIFFLITGYFLISKNSFRITATIKIWLTTIFYSWILTIVSIIFLPNILNVEQIIQFIFPVFFGTYWFITVYIVLMLLSPFINKFLKNLSQSEFLWILIVGFIYLFVCSTFFKNLSTGTSGDTFITSLYIYMLGSYIGLYKSNFINKKYKLSKHLSIFILMILLMICSIAVMSLLIKYHLVFYDSKKLIYFIGGNSPFEVIAATELFIITLNKKSFYNSFINKISNTVLSVYVVHTHYLFSIFIIPTIINAKRFQYSNILIIYLYCFLWAACILILLVIIDLIRQYFLNNIEIKVINNISDKLKSVKKNFLI; from the coding sequence ATGGAATATAGAGATTCAAAAATAGAAGTATTACGTATTGTTTCTATTTTTTTAATTATTTTAGGTCATATAGCAATAGAAACTAAGTGGAATTTTTTTAATATGACAATACCGCGAGTTGTCTTAATAGAAACAATGTGGATAGGAGCAAAATTAGGAGTTAATATATTTTTTTTAATAACAGGATATTTTTTGATTAGTAAGAATAGTTTTAGGATAACTGCAACTATTAAGATATGGCTGACAACTATTTTTTACTCTTGGATTTTAACAATAGTTAGTATTATCTTTTTACCTAATATATTAAATGTTGAACAAATTATACAATTCATTTTTCCAGTATTTTTTGGTACTTACTGGTTTATTACAGTTTATATAGTTTTGATGTTACTTTCTCCGTTTATTAATAAATTTTTAAAAAATTTATCTCAATCTGAATTTTTATGGATTTTAATTGTTGGATTTATTTATTTATTTGTTTGTTCAACTTTTTTTAAAAATCTTTCAACCGGAACATCAGGTGATACATTTATTACTAGTTTATATATTTATATGTTAGGAAGCTATATTGGTTTATATAAATCAAACTTTATTAATAAAAAATATAAATTATCAAAACATTTATCAATATTTATTTTGATGATTTTATTAATGATTTGCTCTATTGCAGTGATGAGTTTACTTATTAAATACCATTTAGTTTTTTATGATTCTAAAAAATTAATATATTTTATTGGTGGAAATAGTCCCTTTGAAGTAATCGCGGCTACGGAGTTATTTATCATAACTTTGAATAAAAAAAGTTTTTATAATTCTTTTATTAATAAAATTTCCAATACTGTTTTATCTGTATATGTAGTTCATACTCATTATTTATTTTCAATATTTATAATACCAACTATAATTAATGCAAAAAGATTTCAATATTCTAACATATTAATCATATATTTGTATTGTTTTTTATGGGCTGCTTGTATATTAATTTTATTGGTTATTATTGATTTAATAAGACAATATTTCCTAAATAACATAGAAATAAAAGTTATTAATAATATTTCTGATAAGTTAAAAAGTGTAAAGAAAAATTTTTTAATATGA
- a CDS encoding glycosyltransferase family 2 protein: MTKQNIEISIVIPVYNTEKYLNHTVKSVKNQTVYNFELILIDDGSTDNSGKIIDQLAENDSRIVVIHQKNSGLAAARNVGIKRARADVITFIDSDDLVSPLYLEHLLKGFTTPDVEITSIKKESFLIEPRELKNSHILWIKKYDSKHFLNAVFLHNDDLYYVSFWGKAFKSSFLQSQVITEGRYYEDMANIPVIISHAHTIMLLNSTDYFYRENREGSILNSFNEKTCNDLLWSLKYIRKNIIFNKKLKKAYNVLLFNNISFIWIWCIKNKRNYSFIFSFLNRMSFKSMLSMSLKTHVSRKGMLLWFCHKLHLI, translated from the coding sequence ATGACAAAGCAAAACATTGAAATTAGTATAGTAATTCCAGTATATAATACAGAAAAGTATTTAAATCACACTGTTAAGAGTGTTAAAAACCAAACTGTGTATAACTTTGAATTGATATTAATTGATGATGGATCTACAGATAATTCTGGCAAGATTATTGATCAATTAGCTGAAAATGATTCAAGGATTGTTGTGATTCATCAAAAAAATTCAGGTCTTGCGGCCGCTAGAAATGTTGGGATTAAGCGTGCAAGAGCTGATGTTATCACTTTTATTGATAGTGATGATCTTGTTTCTCCTTTATATTTGGAACATTTGTTAAAAGGATTTACAACGCCAGATGTTGAAATAACTTCAATTAAAAAAGAGTCGTTTTTAATTGAACCACGTGAACTAAAAAACAGTCATATCCTATGGATAAAAAAATATGATTCAAAACATTTTTTAAATGCAGTATTTTTGCATAATGATGATTTATATTATGTTTCTTTTTGGGGTAAAGCTTTTAAAAGTAGCTTTCTACAAAGTCAAGTTATAACTGAAGGACGTTATTATGAAGATATGGCAAATATCCCGGTTATAATTAGTCATGCACATACAATAATGCTACTTAATAGCACGGATTATTTTTATCGTGAGAATAGAGAAGGAAGCATATTAAATAGTTTCAATGAAAAAACTTGTAATGATCTTCTCTGGTCTTTAAAATATATCAGAAAAAACATTATTTTTAATAAAAAATTAAAAAAGGCATATAATGTATTGCTTTTTAACAACATTTCTTTTATTTGGATATGGTGCATAAAAAATAAAAGAAATTATAGCTTTATATTTAGTTTTTTAAATAGAATGTCATTTAAGTCAATGTTGTCGATGTCTTTAAAAACACATGTTTCAAGAAAGGGCATGCTACTATGGTTTTGTCATAAGTTACATTTGATTTAA